A genomic window from Halorubrum lacusprofundi ATCC 49239 includes:
- a CDS encoding ethylbenzene dehydrogenase-related protein, which translates to MTADDARAGSGLRSRELAVAAALALAVVVATAAFPMIVDARAAYEIPVEQQAGAGDLAEPTGDAWESVETVSVPLSSSGAAVPGGTETTVESASVAAARTDERLYLRMSWSDGTANTSTDSLREFADAAAVQLPVSSEERPPIAMGSTDNRVNVWYWNGADGTESLLAGGAGSTTQIRESTVETNATHTGDRWTVVFSRPLASDRANVTDIDADEDMNAAFAVWEGSNDERSGQKAASEWYYLSLGPNEGGAPYETVLWGIAGIAVVFTTLVTVEGVRRTRGE; encoded by the coding sequence ATGACGGCTGACGACGCGAGAGCCGGCAGCGGACTCCGATCGCGGGAACTCGCCGTGGCGGCCGCCCTCGCGCTCGCCGTCGTGGTCGCGACCGCGGCGTTCCCGATGATCGTCGACGCTCGCGCGGCCTACGAGATTCCGGTCGAGCAGCAGGCGGGCGCCGGCGACCTCGCGGAGCCGACCGGGGACGCGTGGGAGTCGGTCGAGACCGTGAGCGTCCCGCTGAGCAGCTCCGGCGCGGCGGTGCCGGGCGGCACCGAAACCACGGTCGAGTCCGCCAGCGTCGCGGCCGCGCGAACGGACGAGCGGCTCTACCTCCGAATGTCGTGGAGCGACGGGACGGCGAACACGTCGACCGATTCGCTGCGCGAATTCGCCGATGCCGCCGCGGTCCAGCTTCCGGTCTCGTCCGAGGAACGGCCCCCGATCGCGATGGGATCGACCGACAACCGGGTGAACGTCTGGTACTGGAACGGAGCCGACGGAACGGAGTCGCTACTCGCCGGCGGCGCCGGCAGCACGACACAGATCCGGGAGTCGACGGTGGAGACGAACGCGACACACACCGGCGACCGATGGACCGTCGTGTTCAGCCGGCCGCTCGCGTCAGACCGCGCGAACGTGACCGACATCGACGCCGACGAGGACATGAACGCCGCGTTCGCGGTCTGGGAAGGGTCGAACGACGAGCGCTCCGGCCAGAAGGCGGCCAGCGAGTGGTACTACCTCTCGCTCGGCCCGAACGAGGGCGGGGCGCCGTACGAGACGGTGCTGTGGGGGATCGCCGGCATCGCCGTCGTGTTCACCACGCTCGTGACCGTCGAGGGCGTCCGCCGAACGAGGGGTGAGTGA
- a CDS encoding HEAT repeat domain-containing protein has translation MRDPDEATDGPTDPRVHPEESPGFGEEPDGLEDIEVSRDVTIGDASPRELQATDTAPLRGTDAAEKIADLVDGDPVERRRAALALGEGRPTEASLDALIEYGLADDDADVRQFAVEALGELGGERAGEAAVAACDDPDPWVRAEAVVALDRIGRSEHAPTIETALDDDHHAVVRNAMVSLFKLRGEALCSVLLELSHADSERLREWAVHLLAGVDDERATSRLDAVANDETQSKVVRSTAVRALDADPGKFRRQFSGGTENDSADLPGESTLNRRPDL, from the coding sequence ATGAGAGACCCTGACGAGGCGACTGACGGACCCACCGACCCGCGCGTCCACCCCGAGGAGAGCCCCGGATTCGGCGAGGAGCCCGACGGGCTCGAAGACATCGAGGTGAGTCGCGACGTGACGATCGGCGACGCGAGCCCCCGGGAGCTACAGGCGACCGACACCGCGCCGCTCCGCGGGACCGACGCCGCCGAGAAGATCGCGGACCTCGTCGACGGCGATCCCGTCGAGCGCCGGCGGGCCGCGCTGGCGCTCGGCGAGGGCCGACCCACCGAGGCCTCCCTCGACGCGCTGATCGAATACGGCCTCGCGGACGACGACGCCGACGTGCGCCAGTTCGCAGTCGAGGCGCTCGGCGAACTCGGCGGCGAGCGCGCCGGCGAAGCCGCGGTCGCAGCGTGTGACGACCCCGACCCGTGGGTCCGCGCTGAGGCCGTCGTCGCGCTCGACCGGATCGGCCGGAGCGAGCACGCGCCGACCATCGAGACGGCGCTCGACGACGACCACCACGCGGTCGTCAGGAACGCGATGGTCTCGCTGTTCAAGCTGCGCGGCGAGGCGCTGTGCTCCGTCCTGCTGGAGCTGTCGCACGCGGACAGCGAGCGCCTCCGAGAGTGGGCGGTCCACCTGCTCGCCGGCGTCGACGACGAGCGCGCCACATCCCGCCTCGACGCGGTCGCGAACGACGAGACGCAGTCGAAAGTCGTCCGGAGCACCGCCGTCCGCGCGCTCGACGCCGACCCCGGGAAGTTCCGGCGGCAGTTCAGCGGCGGCACCGAAAACGACAGCGCGGACCTACCCGGCGAGAGCACGCTCAACCGCCGACCGGACCTGTGA
- a CDS encoding molecular chaperone TorD family protein, which yields MTVSEPISEHDGPRFDEELPSGAIDDETVARGSVYALAAAAFTEPSQGVYEHFADGSLDDAVATLVEQSGLDVEPPDLTVEDDRETLAARYNDLFVVGYSEVIDGTDGTVENQGPPVSLYESTYRSDVSWNDVNLDLARAYEHFGCEIGGDERRHHDHVRLELEFAGYLCRLAAAGDNADSGADAAEPANLDRARLDFHDRHLSVLASGLRDAIDEEPGTSVYGRLARFLDAFVAADVDDLAVRLDAGVGSDREHAVADGPDGDGADGGGLS from the coding sequence GTGACCGTGTCGGAACCGATCTCCGAACACGACGGGCCCCGATTCGACGAGGAGTTACCGAGCGGCGCGATCGACGACGAAACCGTCGCCCGCGGGAGCGTCTACGCGCTCGCTGCGGCGGCGTTCACCGAGCCGAGTCAGGGCGTCTACGAGCACTTCGCCGACGGCTCGCTCGACGACGCCGTCGCGACGCTCGTCGAGCAGAGCGGCCTCGACGTCGAGCCGCCGGACCTGACCGTCGAAGACGACCGCGAGACGCTCGCGGCTCGGTACAACGACCTGTTCGTCGTCGGCTACTCCGAGGTGATCGACGGGACGGACGGGACGGTCGAGAATCAGGGGCCGCCGGTGTCGCTGTACGAGTCGACGTACCGCTCGGACGTGTCGTGGAACGACGTGAACCTCGATCTCGCCCGGGCGTACGAGCACTTCGGATGCGAGATCGGCGGCGACGAGCGCCGCCACCACGACCACGTCCGACTGGAGCTCGAGTTCGCGGGGTATCTCTGTCGGCTGGCCGCCGCGGGCGACAACGCAGACAGCGGTGCCGACGCCGCCGAGCCAGCCAACCTCGACCGGGCGCGGCTCGACTTCCACGACCGACACCTCTCCGTCCTCGCGTCGGGGCTTCGAGACGCCATCGACGAGGAACCCGGAACGAGCGTCTACGGACGCCTCGCGCGCTTCCTCGACGCGTTCGTCGCCGCCGACGTCGACGATCTGGCGGTCCGGCTCGACGCCGGCGTCGGAAGTGATCGCGAGCACGCGGTCGCTGACGGTCCGGACGGAGACGGGGCCGACGGAGGTGGTCTGTCGTGA